Proteins co-encoded in one Maylandia zebra isolate NMK-2024a linkage group LG16, Mzebra_GT3a, whole genome shotgun sequence genomic window:
- the LOC101468963 gene encoding putative ribonuclease ZC3H12C, translating to MGLKDHLEDGTGHILSPGLDLDYLHVEGAERQAGNLGAGVTVKSSNTAGSRGISSIIHSSSSSSCSNFSEESAISDSEDERLQTGSGSDSKTPHHDQLHLHQREESSVFQPVRLDLAPNTSPGDPPETSLTDPITHCRTKVEFALKLGYPEELVLLVLRKLGPDALINDILGELVKLGTKIEMDQQGGQAVSQSPSSSLSSTSNSSLDSSRLLCRSHLLEDKENLRPVVVDGSNVAMSHGNKEVFSCQGIKLAVDWFLERGHRDITVFVPAWRKEQSRPDALITDQEILRRLEKEKILVFTPSRRVQGRRVVCYDDRFIVKLAYESDGIIVSNDNYRDLANEKPEWKKFIDERLLMYSFVNDKFMPPDDPLGRHGPSLENFLRKRPVIPEHRKQPCPYGKKCTYGHKCKFYHPERGSQPQRAVADELRASAKISSVASRGLLEHALMAKSQKNGQSEGMAEAPLIRDTGKKQPNRSLQSSFSELSEDKTQVSSKVEEQRRNSSLSGSCSNNIVAHPAPGGPPSSGHLERWEHPAGSTGCSSGIAGASGPNKAESYYRCSSPVVGYNSVVKAYSGLSLVVPQTPECFFPGELGTSSLASDCSSESSVSSDSFSPDPVLDDSPKCHHHHPHHHHHHHHYSGQYPHQASRVSPSLSQHSPRGYVHPQGLWRQRDFGIEDTPASVTSRILPHHVNTASVYIQPQQQLQLLANFPGEPPHPQHPPQTPTTHARSQSFPRGHNMVGSLWPEHGLQDRVCEGSPVHSRRNYSVRTQQPQHQQNWDPNYEPPPKPYYDLFSYKSFPQVHGHSPWGQQVHSSPHGLLIPGLPSLSQQSLPSVPTHKSHMPSATQHAKPTALGRYQDLRERVFVNLCGIFPPDLVRMVMTRNPHVTDAQELAAAILMEKSQHSS from the exons ATGGGCCTGAAGGACCATCTGGAGGATGGGACAGGCCACATCCTCAGCCCAGGGCTGGATCTGGACTACCTACACGTGGAAGGTGCTGAACGGCAGGCTGGGAATTTAGGAGCGGGTGTCACTGTTAAAAGCAGCAATACTGCTGGTAGCAGAGGCATTAGCTCTATCATTCATTCAAGCAGCAGTAGCAGTTGCAGTAACTTTTCTGAAGAGAGTGCTatctctgacagtgaagatgaAAGGCTCCAGACCgggtctggttctgactctaaAACACCGCACCACGATCAGCTTCACCTACACCAAAGGGAGGAGTCCTCAGTCTTTCAGCCAGTCAGGCTGGACCTGGCACCAAATACATCTCCTGGAGACCCCCCGGAAACATCTCTGACTGACCCCATCACACACTGCCGTACGAAGGTGGAGTTCGCTCTCAAACTAGGCTACCCCGAAGAGCTAGTGTTGCTGGTCCTGAGGAAACTAGGCCCTGACGCACTTATCAATGATATACTGGGAGAGCTGGTTAAACTGGGAACCAAAATAGAGATGGATCAGCAAGGAGGTCAAGCTGTCTCACAGTCTCCCTCGTCCTCTTTGTCCTCCACCTCCAACTCCTCTCTGGATTCTTCTCGGCTACTGTGCCGGTCCCACCTGCtagaagacaaagaaaacctGCGACCTGTTGTTGTGGATGGAAGCAATGTAGCCATGAG TCATGGGAACAAGGAAGTTTTTTCCTGCCAAGGTATCAAGCTAGCAGTTGATTGGTTCTTGGAGCGAGGCCACCGTGACATCACAGTGTTTGTCCCTGCTTGGAGAAAGGAGCAGTCGCGACCTGATGCTCTTATCACAG ACCAAGAGATCCTGCGGCGTCTGGAGAAAGAAAAGATCTTGGTTTTCACTCCATCACGACGCGTTCAGGGACGTCGTGTGGTTTGCTACGATGACAGATTCATCGTCAAACTGGCCTACGAGTCAGATGGTATAATTGTTTCAAACGACAACTACCGTGACTTAGCAAATGAGAAGCCAGAGTGGAAGAAATTTATAGATGAGCGCCTGCTGATGTACTCGTTTGTAAATGACAA aTTCATGCCACCTGATGACCCGCTGGGACGCCATGGACCTAGTCTTGAGAATTTCTTGAGAAAGAGGCCTGTTATTCCTGAACATAGAAAGCAGCCATGTCCTTatg GAAAAAAGTGCACATATGGCCACAAGTGCAAGTTTTATCACCCTGAAAGGGGTAGTCAGCCCCAGCGAGCTGTGGCAGATGAACTCCGTGCCAGTGCCAAAATTTCATCAGTAGCTTCAAGAGGCCTGCTGGAACATGCCCTGATGGCGAAGAGCCAAAAAAATGGTCAATCAGAAGGAATGGCTGAGGCCCCGCTGATTCGGGATACCGGAAAGAAACAGCCAAATCGGAGCCTtcagagctccttcagtgagCTCTCAGAGGACAAAACTCAGGTCAGTTCCAAAGTGGAGGAACAGAGGAGAAACAGCAGTCTTAGTGGCAGCTGTAGCAATAACATTGTAGCACATCCTGCTCCAGGGGGACCGCCTTCATCGGGACATCTGGAAAGATGGGAACACCCTGCTGGAAGTACTGGATGCAGCTCCGGTATTGCCGGGGCTTCAGGACCAAACAAAGCTGAATCTTATTACAGATGCAGTTCTCCAGTGGTGGGCTACAACTCTGTGGTAAAGGCTTATTCGGGACTCAGTCTTGTAGTGCCACAGACTCCTGAATGCTTCTTTCCAGGTGAGCTCGGCACAAGTTCACTGGCTTCAGATTGTAGCAGTGAAAGCAGTGTCAGCTCAGATTCTTTCTCTCCTGACCCCGTGTTAGATGATAGCCCCAAGTGCCATCACCATcatccccaccaccaccaccatcatcatcactacTCTGGCCAGTACCCTCACCAGGCAAGCCGTGTTTCTCCTAGTCTGAGCCAGCATTCTCCTCGTGGCTATGTCCATCCTCAAGGACTTTGGAGACAACGTGATTTTGGCATAGAAGATACTCCAGCATCTGTCACCTCTCGCATTTTGCCACATCACGTTAACACCGCTTCTGTCTACATCCAACCCCAGCAACAGCTTCAGCTGCTCGCCAATTTTCCAGGGGAACCACCTCATCCACAACATCCACCCCAAACACCCACTACTCATGCCCGGTCTCAGAGCTTCCCTCGAGGCCACAATATGGTGGGCTCCCTTTGGCCGGAACATGGGCTTCAGGACAGAGTGTGTGAAGGCTCACCAGTTCATTCTAGAAGAAACTACTCTGTGCGAACCCAACAACCTCAGCACCAGCAGAACTGGGACCCTAATTATGAGCCACCCCCTAAGCCTTACTATGATCTGTTTTCCTATAAGAGTTTTCCACAAGTCCATGGACACTCTCCTTGGGGCCAGCAAGTTCATTCATCACCACATGGCCTTTTAATACCAGGTCTTCCATCGCTTTCACAGCAGTCTCTTCCATCTGTCCCTACCCACAAGAGCCACATGCCCTCAGCAACCCAGCACGCAAAGCCAACTGCCTTGGGTCGATACCAGGACCTTAGGGAGAGGGTGTTTGTTAACTTGTGCGGCATCTTCCCTCCAGATTTGGTGAGGATGGTAATGACCAGGAACCCACATGTGACGGATGCTCAGGAGCTTGCAGCTGCCATTTTAATGGAGAAGTCACAGCACAGCTCTtga